atggccgggggtggcgcacggccaccctaaAATGCATCTagctggccacccccagaggtggcctgCGGTGGCCAGTGGCTACCCTGCGGCCGCCACCAGAGGTTGGGAGTAGTCTTGTGGCTACTCCCAAGGGCTGGGGGGTGGTGTGCGGCCACCCTAAGGGGTCGGGAGTATCCACATGGTAACCCctagtggccgggggtggcgcacggGCACCCTAGATGCATTTTGGGGGGCCACCCCTTTgctattttattcttcttcttcttcttcttcttcttctatttttttttttttttttaaatatgtttttttatttatattttcaatagaattatatttttttattacgttagacacgtgtcaccatcttattggcactGACGTGGCATCTAACGAAATCTGTAAAATTTTTTAACCCAATTTGACTGGAGGAGCGATTTGTGAATTAAGTTAACCACATggatctttgaattaattttgatattagagagagtgatttgtaatttaggccaaccacaaaaaccaatgatgcaattatcctttTGATAATATCATAATATCATTACATAAAAAGCCCATTCTCAAACCAACCTCCAAGATGGTTTGAACttaacctttgatttttttgggcTAAGCCCAAACAAGTTTCATACCATTTGAAGTTCACCAATATAGCTTGAAGCAGTAGACGAGAACTCTTGTGCATCAAAAAATGTATTAATCTTTGGATccagaaatctctctctctcagcctgCAAGGCAAAAGCTTCCTCTCCATGTATTGCAttgtcaccaatttgcaattcatCATCCTCCAATCTCAGAGGAACTATGAACCTAATCAACAAGCAAATCAAGCTAGTTGTGACGACGTTCAAGCAAACTACGAAAATAATTCCTCCAAGTTGAATCCCCATTTGTCGTAATCCAGCTGAAACTCGACCATTTTGAAGGCCATATGCTAGGCCAATGTACTTTTCCCAATCAGGCACCATATAAAACATCCGGCACAGCTTAGGCACCGCCAAAAAGCCTGTCATAATTCCGCCGAGGCTTCCGGCAACGGCGTGGGTGTGGAAAACGGCCATCGGATCATCAACATGTCTTAGGAAGTTGACCTTCCTGTGGAGCACCATCATTGTGTACCATGGAATGCTTCCTGAGATTATGCCCATCAGGATGGCTGCCCAACCTTGCACAACTCCTGCTAAGTGGGTCAAGTTGGtaagaaaatccaaaacaaccGGCAACGAAAACAGTAAACGCCAAGGGCTAGTAGTAGTAGTTGGAGATAGGGGTGGCACTCATTATCGCATGTTGGGTTTAGGTTGAATAGTGTTGATGTATAAGTTTAAAactatatattaaatttatttaattaaataggctATACATTTCAATTTTAATTCGTTAATTTCGTATTAAGTTTGCTGGTCATGTTAAAAATGTGTAGTCTTAAATATTGCTTATCAAGTTGTTTTGAGGCATGAACATAAGACTATAGAGATTAACCCAAAcccgattcatttaattaaacgagttagaCCTTTAACCCTTAGTCCTAATTTATTAATCTCGTATTAAATTATTCACGAATCGTACAAAAAATACACAGACATTTGTCAATTTTTGGGCCAAATATCAGCCcatgtatgaaaaaaaaatttaggtaaaaaattaacttacccaaaaaataaaataaaaaattaacaagtaaACAAAACATTACTATATTATGGTCATAAATGGAAATTCGGTCAATTAACCTGCAGCAGGTGTGATGCAAACCAAGCCGGTGATCATTCCCTGTACGGCACCAATCACGGAGGGCTTGCCAAAGAAAGAGGTGTCAAGGATGATCCACGTGAGGAGGCTCGTCGCTGTACAGACGTGGGTGTTAAGGATGGCCAGAGATGCGTCGCTGCTGGCCGCGAACGGACCCCCACCGTTGAATCCTGTCCACCCCATCCAAAGCAACCCTGCGCCCGCAAGCATCAGAATTATGTTGTTTGGTGCGAAACTCTCCCTATGGACCCTATCCTTGTCAGTCCTCGGGCCCACCTacccccaaaaaagaaaaaagaaaaaaaatcagattcaGGTATAAATATGACAAATACTCTGTTCATATATTGACACTCATggcatattcttttttattttatctaaacttaaaaaactaaattaccttttgttttcttattcaatACACTCCACGATtgatttatttgtctttttttttattttttatttttttttaatatattaattaaatattatttgtttacaaaatataagtttTCTACttaccctcaatttttttttttaatttttttttacaaaatttcaacacaatttCCGTTGAAAGGCAAAGAGATGAGAGGagaaagataaatattttgtgttaaaataatggatagggAAGATATAACTTTACCATCTATTGTGTAGCACTGTAGCGTCGTATACTATGTTTAGGAACCTATAGGAAAGTTGTTGCAAgtgattttttataatttatttttttttccttatatttaggaaaTGGTAGCAGTTATAGAGTAACCAGTGTAAATGCTCTAAGGCAAATCCAAATCCTCTAGACTtataattcatttaattttgattaGTCTTTTGGAATGAACAGTAAGGTTTTTGCCACCTTATTTACTTGtgtgaaaaaaaatacttcacaTTCTATTTTTAGCATAGTTGACTCACTTCTCCATCCATCGCTACTTCTCTCTTTGTTATTTTGCCACCAGCTTACAACCGTTGAACTCTTCTGTTGCCACTTCCCCCTCCCTCACCTCTCCTTCTGCTCCTTTGTC
Above is a genomic segment from Alnus glutinosa chromosome 12, dhAlnGlut1.1, whole genome shotgun sequence containing:
- the LOC133852352 gene encoding ammonium transporter 2 member 4-like, with the protein product MELPKNLLPDEASPEWMNKGDNAWQLTAATLVGLQSIPGLVILYGSLVKSKWAVNSAFMAFYAFAAVLVCWVGWGYRMSFGDELVLFLGKPGVALDEEYLLGQAFLGSFPTATMVFFQGVFAGITLILIAGALLGRMNFRAWMLFVPLWVTSSYTVGAFSIWCPDGWLAKLGIIDFSGGYVIHLSAGVAGFTAAYWVGPRTDKDRVHRESFAPNNIILMLAGAGLLWMGWTGFNGGGPFAASSDASLAILNTHVCTATSLLTWIILDTSFFGKPSVIGAVQGMITGLVCITPAAGVVQGWAAILMGIISGSIPWYTMMVLHRKVNFLRHVDDPMAVFHTHAVAGSLGGIMTGFLAVPKLCRMFYMVPDWEKYIGLAYGLQNGRVSAGLRQMGIQLGGIIFVVCLNVVTTSLICLLIRFIVPLRLEDDELQIGDNAIHGEEAFALQAERERFLDPKINTFFDAQEFSSTASSYIGELQMV